One window of Candidatus Hydrogenedentota bacterium genomic DNA carries:
- a CDS encoding sigma-70 family RNA polymerase sigma factor gives MKSLDDKALALALQSGDDSAFDEIVSRYQGRVYAVAYRVVGNREDALDVSQEVFIKVYRKIDTWKPTGGFLPWILRMTTNHGIDHLRRKKRYPEQSLEEAFVPTSEGAAVEPATPRTEADVHAREIEARIQRALPVLSRSQREVFLLRHYQGMQLSEIAESMECTVGSVKVHLFRALKKLQNELRDLYEAS, from the coding sequence TTGAAGTCCTTAGATGATAAGGCGTTGGCTCTGGCGCTCCAGTCGGGGGATGATTCGGCGTTTGACGAGATCGTGTCCCGATACCAGGGGCGCGTCTACGCCGTGGCGTATCGCGTCGTGGGCAATCGGGAGGATGCCCTGGACGTGAGCCAGGAAGTCTTCATCAAGGTCTATCGGAAAATTGACACCTGGAAACCCACGGGCGGCTTTCTGCCGTGGATCCTGCGGATGACGACGAACCATGGCATCGACCATCTCCGCCGGAAGAAGCGCTACCCCGAGCAGTCGCTGGAGGAGGCTTTTGTGCCCACCAGCGAGGGGGCTGCGGTGGAGCCGGCCACGCCCCGGACCGAGGCCGACGTTCATGCGCGGGAGATCGAGGCGCGGATCCAGCGGGCGCTGCCGGTCCTGTCGCGTTCGCAGCGGGAGGTCTTCCTGCTGCGCCACTATCAGGGGATGCAGTTGTCCGAGATTGCCGAGAGCATGGAATGTACCGTGGGCAGCGTGAAGGTTCACCTCTTCCGCGCCCTCAAGAAGTTGCAGAATGAATTGAGGGACCTTTACGAAGCGTCCTGA